Proteins from a single region of Apium graveolens cultivar Ventura chromosome 7, ASM990537v1, whole genome shotgun sequence:
- the LOC141674951 gene encoding chaperone protein dnaJ 20, chloroplastic-like, whose product MSWLLNTYRSKALEYHPDVCPPSNREESTRKFVEIRKAYDTLSDPDSRKMYDYEMSLVDSFGSRYRYEGKREGFSKKVWERQLSGLKKRSLDKSEKRNAFL is encoded by the coding sequence atgagctggttactcaacactTACAGAAGCAAGGCTCTTGAATATCACCCTGATGTTTGTCCTCCCTCGAACCGAGAAGAGTCGACTCGAAAATTCGTGGAGATTCGGAAGGCTTACGACACTCTGTCCGATCCAGATTCTCGGAAGATGTATGATTACGAGATGAGTTTAGTAGATTCCTTCGGAAGCAGGTATCGCTATGAAGGTAAAAGAGAAGGGTTTTCGAAGAAAGTATGGGAAAGACAACTCAGTGGGCTTAAGAAACGGTCTCTGGATAAATCAGAGAAGAGAAATGCATTTTTATGA